ttaaattttttgtgttctttgaatgaatcagaagaaataaaatggggTCACACCTCTTTGAAGAGCATACAACAGTATCATTTACAGCACCCCAAATGattatgaaattaaattaaatatttggtagTAATGGGCTTTCGGTCTGCCTGCTTTGTTGTTTTCAACTATGTATTGCCAAGAGGAACCTCTAAGTCAAATACCAGGCGAAGACACTGGACACCCTAACATTTCTTTTAACATCTCCCCACTCCTAAGTTATTTATTCTGCTTTCAATCAAGTGCTAGAAATGTCTTAGCTCCTTCCATTTGGCTCTGTTCACACGCCTggagtattttcttttgtaaggACAATCCAACCTGAGAATTCCTGTGGTCCTCAGAGGCCAGCTCTTTTCAGGATTTCAAAAAGCCTAAAACATACATTTACCTGTAATGTGGCCAtgctaagaaatgaaaatatttttgctctttCCACTGGGATTTTGCAAGGCCTTCCTAAGTCAACCGGGTACCTCATGCTGATCAAATATTCAGATATGTGTCATTAATACAGAGGGAAGAATTAATCATGTCTTCTTAATACATGTGATCTGGAAAATCATCCAAAATATGAGGTCCGTGGAGCAGAATAAAAGCAGTCTTTTTATTagaggtatttgtttttttaaccagttgtattggcattttaaaaacgGCAACAACAAATCCTTGCGGACTTCGACTTAGGGTAGTTCTAACTAtcattgtcattaaaaaaaaagaaagaaactgagaatgTCAATTTCTAActctattaaaaataagcaagtaggagttcccatcgtggctcagcggaaatgaagctgactagcattcatgaggacacaggttcgatccctggccttgctcagtgggttaaagattggcgttgttgtggctgtggcataggccagtggccacagctccgattcgacccctagcctgggaatctccatatgccacgggtgcggccctaaaaatgacaaaaaaaaaaaaaaaaaaaaaagcaagtaaatttttttttttttttttggccagttcAGTTTTCTGCTCCTCAATCTCCGTAAAAAGTAGAAAGCATGAGAGGTGTTAAGAGGGAACAAGTGTTTCCTATCACATCTCCTTCCGACACAAGCCAGGCTGATAACCCTAGGACGGTTTCTCTTTTTCATAGCTTCCAACGTTCCTTCAAATCAAAAGGAGCCATCCCTCCCCCAAAGCACTGTCCACACCAAATTAAACACTCCAGGTGTCCAAACAAAGCCCACCTGAAAGGAAGACTTTAAATCAACagcctttaaaaacaaacaaagccagcCTTCCAAATAATCCCCTTTGGCCACGCAGGGTGGGCCATGGAGCAGGTGCAAGGCGTGCCTTCCTAGACGCTGTCTCCTCCTTCATGAGTCTGACCTTTTCCGGCCCGCCGCTCTGGCACCCCTCTGGCACCCCACACATCAGTTATCAGGACGCCTGAAGCCTACTTTCCCATCTGCACTTTCCAAATGGCTCCTGATGCCAAGGGCTGAGACATGACCTGGCTCTCAGAGGAGAACATGCCTCCCAAGGGACCTGCCAACTTTCCCTGGAAGCATTTCTAAACTATCCGCTGCGTTCCCGCCTCACCCTCCCAGCCATGGCCCATTGCGCCTTCCCCCGCTGCACGTCCTAGCTCCACCTCCTCATCTGGTCCCACCAACGCCAGGTGCCTTCAGCACAAACTCCGTACCCATTTTCAGGACAGGCCAACGCCCAGGCAGCCTAAAACCCCAACTTCACATCCAAAGGGCACAATTCCAACACTTTGGGAGCTGGTCTGGAGGGATCATTTTGAGGCCTACCTGCAGGCAGCTCAACTATGGCTTCTTCTCTTGCCTTCTCCAGCTTCTCCCTTACCCAAGGGAATTCCTGCAGGGAATCTAGGAATACATCGAATGCTTTAGGACCCCTGGAAGGTAGGATATCCAGCAGCAGCATTGTTTTCCGAAGGCCTGTAGCTTGAGCTTTAATTTCTTGAACGTGGTTTTCCGTCAAGATCCCTTCCTGGTAAAGATACTGGAGAACCAGCCCCTCTACCAGCACCTCTGCACCCAGCTCCAGGCGAAGGGAGCGAAGGACTTGCTTGTCTCTAGCCTCCATGTGCCCCTGGGAAAAGACAAAAGGTAGCTCAGATCACGGGATGCCTGATGAGCCCCT
Above is a window of Sus scrofa isolate TJ Tabasco breed Duroc chromosome 5, Sscrofa11.1, whole genome shotgun sequence DNA encoding:
- the CRADD gene encoding death domain-containing protein CRADD isoform X2, which encodes MEARDKQVLRSLRLELGAEVLVEGLVLQYLYQEGILTENHVQEIKAQATGLRKTMLLLDILPSRGPKAFDVFLDSLQEFPWVREKLEKAREEAIVELPAEIRKRRPEDSVTCLASHSSPGGQILRFCHWCHLRRPPCPFFYTSGSQLRATLPSRGHLAVSRGKHGWRPGQHQLHTWKKENTDPLFKEQGKKKGS
- the CRADD gene encoding death domain-containing protein CRADD isoform X5: MEARDKQVLRSLRLELGAEVLVEGLVLQYLYQEGILTENHVQEIKAQATGLRKTMLLLDILPSRGPKAFDVFLDSLQEFPWVREKLEKAREEAIVELPAEIRKRRPEDSVTCLASHSSPGGQILRFCHWCHLRRPPCPFFYTSGSQLRATLPSRGHLAVSRASPLAAALPGRN
- the CRADD gene encoding death domain-containing protein CRADD isoform X4, whose amino-acid sequence is MEARDKQVLRSLRLELGAEVLVEGLVLQYLYQEGILTENHVQEIKAQATGLRKTMLLLDILPSRGPKAFDVFLDSLQEFPWVREKLEKAREEAIVELPAEIRKRRPEDSVTCLASHSSPGGQILRFCHWCHLRRPPCPFFYTSGSQLRATLPSRGHLAVSRAASPLAAALPGRN
- the CRADD gene encoding death domain-containing protein CRADD isoform X3; its protein translation is MEARDKQVLRSLRLELGAEVLVEGLVLQYLYQEGILTENHVQEIKAQATGLRKTMLLLDILPSRGPKAFDVFLDSLQEFPWVREKLEKAREEAIVELPAGCPSDQKVLVLHFWNPGCPVFCLWLYVLRHGWERVATQEKKMGRNFLPLYWKRKSADRKRANSQLSYRGCKARHAFSFFFFLNGNKLPLSF